One region of Peromyscus eremicus chromosome 4, PerEre_H2_v1, whole genome shotgun sequence genomic DNA includes:
- the Apip gene encoding methylthioribulose-1-phosphate dehydratase isoform X1, whose protein sequence is MSGCHAQGDCCSRPCGVQDKEHPRFLIPELCKQFYHLGWVTGTGGGISLKHGDEIYIAPSGVQKERIQPEDMFVCDINEQDISGPPASKKLKKSQCTPLFMNAYTMRGAGAVIHTHSKAAVLATLLFPGREFKITHQEMIKGIRKCTSGGYYRYDDVLVVPIIENTPEEKDLKERMAHAMNEYPDSCAVLVRRHGVYVWGETWERAKTMCECYDYLFDIAVSMKKMGMDPTQLPVGENGIV, encoded by the exons ATGTCTGGCTGTCACGCTCAAGGAGACTGTTGCTCGCGGCCATGCGGCGTGCAG GACAAGGAACACCCCAGATTCCTGATCCCAGAACTTTGCAAACAGTTTTACCATCTGGGCTGGGTCACTGGCACCGGAGGAGGAATTAGCTTGAAGCATGG CGATGAAATCTACATTGCTCCCTCAGGCGTACAAAAGGAACGCATTCAG cCAGAAGATATGTTTGTTTGTGACATCAATGAACAGGACATAAGTGGGCCTCCAGCAtctaaaaagctaaaaaaaagcCAGTGTACTCCTCTTTTCATGAATGCTTATACCATGAGAG GAGCAGGCGCAGTGATTCATACCCACTCTAAGGCTGCTGTCCTGGCCACCCTTCTGTTTCCAGGACGGGAGTTTAAAATTACACATCAAGAGATGATCAAAGGAATAAGGAAATGTACCTCAGGAGGGTATTACAG GTACGATGATGTGTTAGTGGTACCCATCATCGAGAACACTCCTGAAGAGAAAGACCTCAAGGAACGAATGGCTCACGCGATGAATGAGTACCCAGATTCCTGTGCAGTGCTCGTCAGGCGTCAtggggtgtatgtgtggggaGAGACGTGGGAGAGAGCAAAAACCAT gtgTGAGTGTTATGACTACCTGTTCGACATTGCTGTCTCCATGAAGAAGATGGGAATGGACCCAACGCAGCTCCCAGTCGGAGAAAATGGAATTGTGTGA
- the Apip gene encoding methylthioribulose-1-phosphate dehydratase isoform X2 — MFVCDINEQDISGPPASKKLKKSQCTPLFMNAYTMRGAGAVIHTHSKAAVLATLLFPGREFKITHQEMIKGIRKCTSGGYYRYDDVLVVPIIENTPEEKDLKERMAHAMNEYPDSCAVLVRRHGVYVWGETWERAKTMCECYDYLFDIAVSMKKMGMDPTQLPVGENGIV; from the exons ATGTTTGTTTGTGACATCAATGAACAGGACATAAGTGGGCCTCCAGCAtctaaaaagctaaaaaaaagcCAGTGTACTCCTCTTTTCATGAATGCTTATACCATGAGAG GAGCAGGCGCAGTGATTCATACCCACTCTAAGGCTGCTGTCCTGGCCACCCTTCTGTTTCCAGGACGGGAGTTTAAAATTACACATCAAGAGATGATCAAAGGAATAAGGAAATGTACCTCAGGAGGGTATTACAG GTACGATGATGTGTTAGTGGTACCCATCATCGAGAACACTCCTGAAGAGAAAGACCTCAAGGAACGAATGGCTCACGCGATGAATGAGTACCCAGATTCCTGTGCAGTGCTCGTCAGGCGTCAtggggtgtatgtgtggggaGAGACGTGGGAGAGAGCAAAAACCAT gtgTGAGTGTTATGACTACCTGTTCGACATTGCTGTCTCCATGAAGAAGATGGGAATGGACCCAACGCAGCTCCCAGTCGGAGAAAATGGAATTGTGTGA